Below is a window of Lebetimonas sp. JH292 DNA.
CAAAGTTCACTGATTTTATCCCTTACATAAACAGTATACATAGGTTCGTTTCTTTTACCTCTAAACGGATGAGGTGTGAGATATGGGGCATCTGTTTCTATAACCACTTTTTCTTTTGGAATTTTTGGAAACACATTTACAAGTTTTTTAGCATTTTTAAATGTGATAACTCCGCCTATTCCGTAATAAAATCTATCAGAAAATCTTAAAAGCTGCTCAGCCGCGTTAAAACAGTGAAAAACCCCTTTTATATCAGGGTTGTTTTCAATAATCTCTTGGGTATCACCTGTTGCATCTCTTACATGAACAATTATAGGTTTGTCATATTCCTTTGCAATATCAATTTGTGCCTGAAACATTTCTCTTTGTTTTAGACGCTGCTGTTCATCTTTTACCCAATAATAATCAAGTCCTATTTCCCCCACCGCAACACATTTTGGATGATTTATATGTTTAAACAGCAGTTTTTCTTCATATTTATCTATATCAACAGGATGTACCCCGACGGCAAAATATATTTCATCATATTTTTCAGAAAGTTTTATTGCCTTTGGTAAATCTTTAGGATCTGCCGCCGGAATTATAAATTTTTTAACCCCGTTTTTTTCTGCTCTTTTTATTACTTCATCAATATCATTTATAAATTTTTCATTATCCAAATGTGTATGTGTATCTATTATCATACTGCTTCCTTTTGTAACATTATCTTATAAAAAAGTATATATAGTTGTAAAGAATAGTAACTTTTAACTATAATTGTACAAAAAAAGGAGATTAAATGGCAAATAGACCAACTTTTACAAGAGAGGAAGCCTTAGAATACCACGCAAAACCGGTCCCTGGTAAAATTGCAATAGAAGTTACAAAACCTGTTAAAGATTCAAAAGACCTTTCAATCGCATATACCCCGGGAGTTGCAATTCCTTGTCTTGAAATAGATAAAGATGAAAACCTGGCATACGAATATACCAATAAAGCAAACCTTGTAGCGGTAATTTCTGATTCCACTGCGGTTTTAGGACTTGGAACATTAAAACCGGTTGCGGGCAAACCTGTAATGGAAGGGAAATCAGTATTATTTAAAAAATTTGCTTTTGTTGACGCATTCGATATAGAACTTCAGGTTCACGACATTGACGAAATTGTAAATGTTAGCTGGGCAATGGCGCCGACATTCGGAGGAATAAATCTTGAAGACATTAAAGCGCCGAAATGTTTTGATATAGAAAAAAAACTTCAGGAAAAATGCGATATTCCAATCTTTCACGATGACCAACACGGAACAGCAATCATTTCAGGTGCGGCTATAATTAACGGAGCAAAACTTACAGGCAAAAAATTAGAAGAGCTCAGAGTAGTAATTATAGGTGCAGGTGCCGCCGGACTTGCCGCTGCTGAAATGTATACAGCTCTCGGAATTAAAAATATAGTTCTTGTTGATTCAAGAGGGGCAATTACCACAAGAAGAAACGATTTAAATAAATATAAAGAGCCTTGGGCGGTTGACGAAGATATAGTTACACTTGCAGACGCTCTTAAAGGTGCGGATGTAGTGGTTGGAAACTCTGCTGCAAACTGTATTTCTCAGGACATGGTAAAAACCCTAAATCCAAACGCTATGCTTTTTGTAATGGCGAATCCAGACCCTGAAATCAAACCTGAACTTGCACTGGAAGTAAGAGACGATTTAATCATAGGAACAGGAAGAAGCGATTATCCAAACCAGATAAACAATGTTTTGGGATTCCCTTACATATTCAGGGGTGCGCTTGACACACACGCAAAAGCGGTAAATATGGAAATGAAAATTGCAGCTTGTCATGCATTGGCCAATCTAGCTCAAAAACCGGTTCCTCAATATGTAAAAGATGCATATAACGGAGCTGATTTGAAATTTGGCAAAAGTTATATCCTGCCTAAACCGTTTGACAGAAGGGTATTTGTTGACGAATCTGTAGCAGTTGCAAGAGCGGCACTCGAAACCGGCGTTGCAAGAATAAAAGTTGAGAATATAGACAAATGGGTAGAAGGATATAAAAACCACCTAATTAATATGCTAAAAGAAAAAGAAGGAATCGATTACTACGCTGAATAATTTTCCCTCCTTCTTTTAAAACCTATAAAGATAAATTAAAAATAACTTCAAAGAAAAAAATAACAGCTCAATGCTTCATTTTGCTACAGCACCACTCAAATTTTGCTAAAAATTGCAAACAGCTACGCAGCCCTGACGGGTTGAATGCAATTTTTTTAACGCAAAATTTTCGTTAAATTACACAACGCTGTCATTTTTTTCTTTTTCGTTAAATAATTTAATCTTCTTTTGATATAATTTAGCAAAAAGGTTTTTTTATGCTAAAAGTTGGAATTGTTACAATGAGCGACAGGGCAAGTGCTGGAATATATGAAGACAAAAGCGGAAAAGAAATAGAAAAATTTTTAAATGAAAATATACAAAATAAATTTGAAATTATTTACAGACTGATTCCCGACGAGTTTAATGAAATTGTTAACACTTTAAAAGAATTAATTTCACTTAAATGCTCTTTAATTTTAACAACAGGAGGCACGGGGCCCGCACCAAGAGACGTAACACCAGAAGCAACAAAAGAAGTAATAGAAAAAGAACTACCGGGATTTGGAGAACTTATGAGAATGCATTCATTAAAATATGTACCGACTTCAATTTTGGCCAGGGGAACTGCGGGGGTTGTCAAAAACACATTTATTTTAAATCTTCCGGGAAGTCCAAAAGCGATAAAAGAAAATTTAGAAGCGGTATGGGCGGCAATTCCGTATGCCGTTGATTTAATCGGAGGTGATTATATTGAAAGTAAAAGTGCTTTCAGACCCAAAAAAAAATCATAAAAGTGCTTCAATTTTATTTTCAAGGTCTTTAATCTTTTTCTTAAGCTGCTCGTTTTCTATTCTGTATTGAGAATTTCTGTTTTTTACAGCTTTTAAATCACTTTTTAACTTATTAATTTCATCTTCAAGCAAAGACAGATTTCCAAGGGCCCTTTGAAGCTGAATCTGATATTTTTTTATCAGTAATTCCGCTTCTGAAAGATTTTCTTCCAATAATTTTTCGTTTTCATTAGTTTTTTCCCACAAATGTTTATAATAAAACATTTTAAATATTAAAAATAAAATAACTAAAATTGTAATTGATAAAAAAATCCAGTTAAATATCAATTTTTTTTACCCTTCTTTCGTGTCTTCCGCCTTCAAATTCATGGGTCAGCCAAGCTTCGAGAATAGATTCCACTACACCCAAACCTACAATCCTGGCACCGAAACATAGAATATTGGCATCATTATGGCGTCTTGCCATTTCAGCCGTATAATAATCATGACAAAGAGCGGCTCTAATACCTTTATGTTTATTTGCAGCCAGACTCATTCCAATTCCGCTGCCACAGATAAGTATCCCTTTTGTTCCGGGATTAGCCAAAACCGCTTCGGCTACTTTATGCGCATAATCAGGATAATCCACGCTTTCGCTGCTAAAACACCCCAAATCCTCTACATCTATTCCTTTTTTTTGCAGATACTCTATTACAAAAGGTTTTATCTCAAATCCCGCATGATCTGTTCCGATAAAATACTTCATATACTTCCTTTTTGATAAAATTATAACAAAAAAGGAATAAAATGAAACTCGGAGTAAATATAGATCATATTGCAACATTGAGGGAAGCAAGAAAAATAAACGAACCGGACCCACTAATGGCTCTTGAAATTTTAAAAGAGGCGGGGGCCGACCAGGTTACAACCCATTTAAGGGAAGACAGACGCCATATCAACGATTTTGACGCTAAAAGAATAATTGAAAGCAGTTTTTTACCGGTAAATATGGAATGCAGCATTAATGAAGAAATTATAGATATAATATGCTCTTTAAAACCCCACAGAGCCACAATAGTGCCTGAAAAAAGGGAAGAGGTTACAACGGAAGGAGGACTTGATCTGTTTAAAAATGAAAAAAGAATATTAAATGCTGTCGATAAATTACACGAAAATGAAATAGAAGTTTCATTTTTTATAGACCCGGATTTTGAACAGATTAAAAAAGCAAAAAATTTAAATGCCCAAATGATAGAATTTCACACGGGAAGATATGCAAATTTACATTTGGCGCTTTTTAGCAACTTCAATCATACACCTAATAAAGTTTTTGAACAAATGGATAGAATTACACTAAAAAAAGAATTAGACCTTGAGCTTGATTTAATAAAAGACGCTTCAAAATTAGCAAAAGATCTGGATTTGGAAGTTGCCGCAGGGCACGGACTTAATTATCAGAATGTAAAAGAAATTGCAAACATTCCCGAAATAACAGAATTAAACATAGGTCACAGTATTATTGCCAATTCCATTTTTATGGGACTAAAAGAAGCCATTATTAAAATGAAAGAAATTATTTCATAAAAACTCTTTTTCATACCATCTGCTGAAAAGATATAAACTCCATAAATGCTGTTTATATCTCTTATGACCTGTTTTTATAATTTCTTTTAAATATTCTTCGTTAAAAATTTTACTTTTTCTATTTATATCAACTATTCTTTTTAATTCGTTTTCTTCTTTTAACCACTCCAAAAAAGGAAAAGCAAACCCCTTTTTTCTTCTGTTAACAATTTTTCCCGGCAGATATTTTTGGGCTATTTCTTTTACAATCCATTTTTCACTTCCTCTTACATTTTCTTCTAAAGAAAACACAAAATTCACCAAGTCCCTGTCTAAAAAAGGGCTTCTTGCCTCTATAGTATTACTCATAAACATTTTATCAAGTTTATTGAGTAATACTTCTCCAATCCATACTTTCAAATCAAAATAGGTAAAATCAAAACTGCCCCAACCTTTCAAAAATCTTTTATAATCCACCTCTTTTGCTTTTATTTTTAAAACCTTGTTTATCTGTCTTTGAAAAAATGTTTCATTTATTCCTCTAAAAACATCAACACCAGCAAAAAACCTTCTAAATACTTCCCACTCTTTTATATCTTCATAATGCCTCTCAAGATATTTTTTAAGCCATTTTTTATTGGGCAGATATGCGTTTAAAAAACCTTCATATTCTTTATATCTTCTGTATCCCAAAAACAGCTCGTCACTCCCCTCACCGCTTAAAACAACTTTTAGCGGGATATGTTTTGCAAGAAACCTTGCGGCAAAAAAACTACTGTCAGCAATCGGCTCGTCCATATAAAAAAGAGTTTTTTCAAAATTTTCAAAAAAATTATTTTTAGTAAAATTCACTTCAAAATGCTCTGAATTAATATGCTTTGCCGCAATTTTTGCATATTTTCTTTCATCATAATTATCATATCCATCATAACCGACGGAAAAAGTTTTAAGCTTTTGGAATTTAGAAGTAATTGCCCCGATAAGACTGCTGTCCACCCCTCCGCTGAGAAGCGAACCAATTTCAACATCCCCCTGAAGCCTTTTTTTTATGCTTTTAATAAGCAATTTTTCAACTTCTGTACAAACATTTTCCTTTTTCCATTTTCCATCGTGGCCGCTTTTCAAGCAGCCAGATGAGCAAGGCTCATTTTCCACTCTTTCAAAGTCGTGCCATATTTTTATTTTTCCTTCATAATTACAACCCGCCGGAAGTTTATAAATTTCCTGATATATTGTATTGGGAGCGATGGAAGAATTGTATGCAAGATACTCAGCCAATGCATTAAAATTTAATTTCTTCCCTGTAAAAGGCAATATTGCTTTAATTTCACTTGCAAAAATACCTGTTTTTGTAAAATAAAGAGGCTTTTTACCAAATTCGTCTCTAAATAAAAAAAGCTTTTTGTCATAAACTGCAATTGCAAACATACCCTCAATTTTTTTCACAAAATCCACTCCAAATTTTTCCCAAAGCTTTGCAATTACTTCTATTTCAGTTTTTACATTTAAATTATATTTTTTTATTAAATTTTTATAATTATAAATTTCGCCGTTAAATACAAAAATCCTGTTTTCTACTTTTAAAGGCTGCATATTGATATTTACATTTTCAATTGCCAGACGGTTAAATCCGAAAACACCTCTTCTGAATTCAACAATATTTTGAAAATCCCTGCCTCTGTGAATCATCAAATCAAGGGCTTTTTTTACTTTTTTTAAATCATAACTGCTTATTATCCCAAATATT
It encodes the following:
- a CDS encoding TatD family hydrolase — encoded protein: MIIDTHTHLDNEKFINDIDEVIKRAEKNGVKKFIIPAADPKDLPKAIKLSEKYDEIYFAVGVHPVDIDKYEEKLLFKHINHPKCVAVGEIGLDYYWVKDEQQRLKQREMFQAQIDIAKEYDKPIIVHVRDATGDTQEIIENNPDIKGVFHCFNAAEQLLRFSDRFYYGIGGVITFKNAKKLVNVFPKIPKEKVVIETDAPYLTPHPFRGKRNEPMYTVYVRDKISELWNLSPEEVEKITTNNAKRLFKL
- a CDS encoding malic enzyme-like NAD(P)-binding protein, with protein sequence MANRPTFTREEALEYHAKPVPGKIAIEVTKPVKDSKDLSIAYTPGVAIPCLEIDKDENLAYEYTNKANLVAVISDSTAVLGLGTLKPVAGKPVMEGKSVLFKKFAFVDAFDIELQVHDIDEIVNVSWAMAPTFGGINLEDIKAPKCFDIEKKLQEKCDIPIFHDDQHGTAIISGAAIINGAKLTGKKLEELRVVIIGAGAAGLAAAEMYTALGIKNIVLVDSRGAITTRRNDLNKYKEPWAVDEDIVTLADALKGADVVVGNSAANCISQDMVKTLNPNAMLFVMANPDPEIKPELALEVRDDLIIGTGRSDYPNQINNVLGFPYIFRGALDTHAKAVNMEMKIAACHALANLAQKPVPQYVKDAYNGADLKFGKSYILPKPFDRRVFVDESVAVARAALETGVARIKVENIDKWVEGYKNHLINMLKEKEGIDYYAE
- the mog gene encoding molybdopterin adenylyltransferase, translated to MLKVGIVTMSDRASAGIYEDKSGKEIEKFLNENIQNKFEIIYRLIPDEFNEIVNTLKELISLKCSLILTTGGTGPAPRDVTPEATKEVIEKELPGFGELMRMHSLKYVPTSILARGTAGVVKNTFILNLPGSPKAIKENLEAVWAAIPYAVDLIGGDYIESKSAFRPKKKS
- the rpiB gene encoding ribose 5-phosphate isomerase B, yielding MKYFIGTDHAGFEIKPFVIEYLQKKGIDVEDLGCFSSESVDYPDYAHKVAEAVLANPGTKGILICGSGIGMSLAANKHKGIRAALCHDYYTAEMARRHNDANILCFGARIVGLGVVESILEAWLTHEFEGGRHERRVKKIDI
- a CDS encoding pyridoxine 5'-phosphate synthase gives rise to the protein MKLGVNIDHIATLREARKINEPDPLMALEILKEAGADQVTTHLREDRRHINDFDAKRIIESSFLPVNMECSINEEIIDIICSLKPHRATIVPEKREEVTTEGGLDLFKNEKRILNAVDKLHENEIEVSFFIDPDFEQIKKAKNLNAQMIEFHTGRYANLHLALFSNFNHTPNKVFEQMDRITLKKELDLELDLIKDASKLAKDLDLEVAAGHGLNYQNVKEIANIPEITELNIGHSIIANSIFMGLKEAIIKMKEIIS
- the asnB gene encoding asparagine synthase (glutamine-hydrolyzing); this encodes MCAIFGIISSYDLKKVKKALDLMIHRGRDFQNIVEFRRGVFGFNRLAIENVNINMQPLKVENRIFVFNGEIYNYKNLIKKYNLNVKTEIEVIAKLWEKFGVDFVKKIEGMFAIAVYDKKLFLFRDEFGKKPLYFTKTGIFASEIKAILPFTGKKLNFNALAEYLAYNSSIAPNTIYQEIYKLPAGCNYEGKIKIWHDFERVENEPCSSGCLKSGHDGKWKKENVCTEVEKLLIKSIKKRLQGDVEIGSLLSGGVDSSLIGAITSKFQKLKTFSVGYDGYDNYDERKYAKIAAKHINSEHFEVNFTKNNFFENFEKTLFYMDEPIADSSFFAARFLAKHIPLKVVLSGEGSDELFLGYRRYKEYEGFLNAYLPNKKWLKKYLERHYEDIKEWEVFRRFFAGVDVFRGINETFFQRQINKVLKIKAKEVDYKRFLKGWGSFDFTYFDLKVWIGEVLLNKLDKMFMSNTIEARSPFLDRDLVNFVFSLEENVRGSEKWIVKEIAQKYLPGKIVNRRKKGFAFPFLEWLKEENELKRIVDINRKSKIFNEEYLKEIIKTGHKRYKQHLWSLYLFSRWYEKEFL